Below is a genomic region from Pirellulaceae bacterium.
CAGTTTAACGCGACATTCATTTCAGTTGATGGATCGGGAGTCGACGTTCATTACAACACGGGGATCCGCTTGCGGGGTAGTGCGAGTCGTAATAACGCCGTTCCCAGTAATCGGATTAACTTTCCGAATGACCGCGATTTTCAAGGGTTCAGGCGAATCAATCTCAACGCTGCTAGCGCCGTGAATAATATTGCCGGAGCTGCATTGTTTCGCCTGGCGGGTGTGGAAATGGCCGACGCACGTGGCGTTCGGATGTACTCCAACGGAGTTGATTTGCGCAACGGGTTCTATGCACACGTTGAACAGATGGATTCAGACTTCGTGGATTTGCACTATCCCGAAGATAGTGCCGGCAACCTTTATCGAGGTCGACGACCTGATGAGTCACCTCCGGGTGGTGAGGGTGCTGGTTTGGCCTATTTGGGAACTGAGTCCGCGCCCTACGTCAGCTACGGAAAGAACACCAATGCGAGTGAAGCGGATTGGAGCGATGTGATTCAGCTTACCGATCTGCTCAATAACAGTCCTGCGGAAACCTATGTCCAGGACGTTCAGCAGGTGGCGAATGTTCAGCAGTGGTTTCGAGCCTTTGCGATGAATTCACTGATAGGCAACACCGAAGCGGGGTTGTTTACGGGAGACGATCTGGGCGATGACTATGCGATGTATCGTGGAGAAACCGATACCCGTTTCACCATGATTCCGTACGATTTGGATTCGGTGTTCGGTAACGCGGGGCGGGACTTGGATGAGCCACGCGGCGTGCCTGCCTTAGATCGGTTGATGACTCATCCGGAATTTCGTTATCAGTTCTATCACGAATACGAGGACTTGATTCAGAATGTAATACGGACGGACCAAACCGAAGAAACGATTCGACAGGTGTTGCGGGGAGTGGCGACCGAATCACGCATCGAAGAAATTCTCGGATTTCTGGAGCAGAGAGCTCAGAATGTAATCGACGACATCAATCAGGTCGTCTCGATCGGGGCCAATACAGAGATTGTTTCTGGTCTTCCTCGTACCAATTTGCCGGAGCTCACGCTTTCCGGACGAGCTCCAGAGAGTTCGACCTTGTCGATGACAGTCAATGGACAAGAGGTCATCGATATCAGCGCAAATCGTAGCTGGGAGTTTAATATTGCCGGGAACCAAAAAGTTGAATCGCAAATTCTGATCGAAGCAGGTTCCGCCTGGAACTATCTCGATGATGGATCTGATCAGGGTGCGGTTTGGCGCGACGCGGGATTCGACGATCAAGCATGGGCAGTCGGACCAGCACAACTCGGATACGGTGACGATGATGAGCAGACGGTGATTTCGAATGGAGGAGGCGCAGACAACGCTCCCACGACCTATTTTCGTAGCACATTTTCTGTCGACGATCTGGACAAGGTCGACCTCTTGTCGGCGAGACTCGTCTACGATGACGCAGCTGCTGTTTATCTGAATGGTACGGAAGTCATCCGCACCGATAACTTAAGTCTCGACGCTAAATTCGACGATTATGCATCCGAGACGCGACCGAATCAGCAAGAAAACGATTTTGTTCCATTTGAATTGCCTGCCGATCTATTGCTGCAGGGAGAAAACGTAATTGCAGTCGAAGTCCATCAAGCGGGCCCGAGCAGTTCTGACTTGTCCTTCGATCTGGAATTAACTGCAAGAGATGTAGAAATCATTGATGCGGAAGTGGTACCGGAGCTTGAGTTGTTTCCGGGGCTGAATCGTTATTCGGTGGTCGCTTTTGATCAGCCCTCAGCGGCGGGTGATATCGTCGACGAGCAAATCATTGATATTTGGTATGACGATGGCTCTTCCCTGCTTGTTTCAGCAGATATTGTCAGCGACACAACATGGTCAGCAGCCGAGGGCCCCTTCCTCGTTCAGTCCGATATTACGATTGCTGCTGGTGCGACGCTCACGATTGAGCCAGGAACAACGGTCTTCTTTGGCAACAACGGACGTTTGACTGTGCGAGGTACAATCAATGCGATCGGTAAACCATTTCAAGAAGTAAGATTTACTCGTGAACCAGGTGCTGATGACTGGAATGGAATTCAGTTTCGCGACGCGATGTCGGATAACCGGATCGAATATGCGATTGTCGAGTATGGCGTTACTGGGGATGGAATGTTGGGATTGGAAAATTCAAGTTTGGTGCTTGATCATGTGACGCTAGACAACACCGATCGGCGTCGCGTCCGATCGATCGATTCCTCACTCGTCATCCGAAATTCGATCTTTACGAATATCTTTGATCCCGATGAAGCCCCCACGACCGATAATCAAAGCGAACACATTTGGGGGCGTGGGGTGCCGGAAAATGGTCAATGGATCATCGAAGATAATGTCTTCGGACATATCACCGGTCACAATGACCACATTGATTTCGACGCGTCTCGTTTGCCAAATCCAATCTCCGTGATTCGCAATAACCGGTTTGTAGGTGGAGGCGACGATGCGCTGGATATGACCGGGGATGTCTGGATCGAGGGCAACCGATTCTATAATTTCATCAAGGATGAATTCAATACAGATCCCGGCGAATCCAATACCATTTCGTCGTCAGCTGGAACGTTTTGGACGATCGGCAATCTGTTTTCGAATGTCCAACATGCGTCGTTGGTCAAAGAAGATGCGTTCATGCACTTCATCAACAACACGGTTGTCAATGCCGAGTTTGCTCCACTCTATTTCGATTTGCCAGGGCAAACCGACGGACCCGGTCGAGGGGCCTATGTCGAAAATAGTCTATTTCCACCGACGCCAACAAGCTTTGAGCAGATTCAACCCGACACGGATTTGATCGTCTCTCATTCTTTTCTGAGTGGCGATTTAATGTCATTCGAAGGGAACGGGAATCTGTTTGGCAATGCGAACGTGAGGACTGATGGAACGCTTGCTGCCGGGTCATTTGCACTGGGAGCCGGCAGTGATGGCCAAGATATGGGTGCGGAAGTGACGCTGGGGGCGAGTCTACGTGGTGTGCCCGTGGGAACGACCGCCAAACGCGACGCCACGATCTTTGTTGGCGGCCCAACCATTACGCACTTTCGTTACCGAATCGATGCGGGCGCAGAAAGCCAGGAATTACCCGTTGGGCAATCGATTCAGCTTGATGACTTGTCGGAAGGCATGCATACGTTGGTCGTTACCGGAAAGAACCAATTAGGCAATTGGCAAAGCAATGATGATGCCACGACCGCGACTTGGACCGTCGATTCAGAATACCGACCGGCAGTCGTCATCAGCGAATTGCTCGCGACTAATAAGTCGGACAACTTGGACGAGACTGCGGCGGGCTGGATCGAATTGTTTAATCCCAGTTCAATGCCAATTGACTTAAGTAATTATTCCATTACCGATGATCGGGAACGTCCCACTCGGTTCGTCTTTCCCGCCGACACGGTGTTGGCCGCTGGGGAGCATCTGACTTTATCAACGGAGCAGCCTGGAGATGGTGCGGCTGAAGGAGATCTCGGGTTTGCACTAAACGATGATGGCGAGGCCGTTTACCTGTTCGACGACGGAGCGACGAAAAATCTGGTGGATTCGGTTGAATTCGGACTCCAACTTCCCGGTCTTTCAATCAGTCGCCTGGGAGACGACGCCGAATGGGGATTGAGTGTGCCAACTCCCGGGTTGCCTAACCAAGCTCACCCTGTGGGCGAGGCAACAAGCATCGTAATCAACGAATGGCTTGCAAGTGGGCAGGTGCGTGTGGAGGCCGATTTCGTTGAACTCTACAACTCGGCAGATTTTCCGGTCGACCTGGGAGGACACTACTTATCCGATGATCCTTTCGCGATTCCGGATATGTCGGAATTCCGCCCTTTGTCCTTCATTGCCGCGAAGGGGTTTCGCACCCTGATTGCGGATGGCGACATCGATCGAGGCGCAGATCATTTGGATTTCCGAATTTCGCCTGATCTGGAACAGATCGGATTCTTTTCACCTGATCTGACGCGGATTGATCTCGTCTTTTCTCCTCCTCAGACATCAGACGTATCGATGGGGCGAGTTCCCGACGGTGAC
It encodes:
- a CDS encoding lamin tail domain-containing protein, coding for MRIESGRNHFRGRARRITSELLESRQLLAVVISEFMADNEATWADQDGDYSDWVEVRNTGDSSIDLQGWYLTDAADNPAKWQFPKQSLESGEQLVVFASGKDRREVAQELHTNFKLSSNGEYLGLMRPGGVAVEFEYAPIYPAQSGDVSYGVSPDGNQQGYFLTPTPGDLNTDSPIADLPQAVVISEIMYSLPRDGILDAERVDQEFIELHNLGSSDISLAGWRLIRGVNFEFPAVTLPAQGYLVVAADTDAFTQKYENVTNWVGGWEGKLSNRGETIELVDGLGNVIDQLRYASEGDWAIRTVGPDDRGSTGWIWSAGHDGGNKSLELVNRFVSNDFGQNWTSSLVDGGTPGSSNSTADANSAPLIFDVLHQPAIPKTNEAVTVSAVIKDDAIGANARLHWKIDTEAEFNTVVMLDDGQGSDGLAGDSLFSATIPPQADRTVIEFFVEAVDVANHQRTWPAATSNQLQEANALYQVLDDFDQDQRWNPENPPVYFQIMTNAERQAFTDVNRQSDAQFNATFISVDGSGVDVHYNTGIRLRGSASRNNAVPSNRINFPNDRDFQGFRRINLNAASAVNNIAGAALFRLAGVEMADARGVRMYSNGVDLRNGFYAHVEQMDSDFVDLHYPEDSAGNLYRGRRPDESPPGGEGAGLAYLGTESAPYVSYGKNTNASEADWSDVIQLTDLLNNSPAETYVQDVQQVANVQQWFRAFAMNSLIGNTEAGLFTGDDLGDDYAMYRGETDTRFTMIPYDLDSVFGNAGRDLDEPRGVPALDRLMTHPEFRYQFYHEYEDLIQNVIRTDQTEETIRQVLRGVATESRIEEILGFLEQRAQNVIDDINQVVSIGANTEIVSGLPRTNLPELTLSGRAPESSTLSMTVNGQEVIDISANRSWEFNIAGNQKVESQILIEAGSAWNYLDDGSDQGAVWRDAGFDDQAWAVGPAQLGYGDDDEQTVISNGGGADNAPTTYFRSTFSVDDLDKVDLLSARLVYDDAAAVYLNGTEVIRTDNLSLDAKFDDYASETRPNQQENDFVPFELPADLLLQGENVIAVEVHQAGPSSSDLSFDLELTARDVEIIDAEVVPELELFPGLNRYSVVAFDQPSAAGDIVDEQIIDIWYDDGSSLLVSADIVSDTTWSAAEGPFLVQSDITIAAGATLTIEPGTTVFFGNNGRLTVRGTINAIGKPFQEVRFTREPGADDWNGIQFRDAMSDNRIEYAIVEYGVTGDGMLGLENSSLVLDHVTLDNTDRRRVRSIDSSLVIRNSIFTNIFDPDEAPTTDNQSEHIWGRGVPENGQWIIEDNVFGHITGHNDHIDFDASRLPNPISVIRNNRFVGGGDDALDMTGDVWIEGNRFYNFIKDEFNTDPGESNTISSSAGTFWTIGNLFSNVQHASLVKEDAFMHFINNTVVNAEFAPLYFDLPGQTDGPGRGAYVENSLFPPTPTSFEQIQPDTDLIVSHSFLSGDLMSFEGNGNLFGNANVRTDGTLAAGSFALGAGSDGQDMGAEVTLGASLRGVPVGTTAKRDATIFVGGPTITHFRYRIDAGAESQELPVGQSIQLDDLSEGMHTLVVTGKNQLGNWQSNDDATTATWTVDSEYRPAVVISELLATNKSDNLDETAAGWIELFNPSSMPIDLSNYSITDDRERPTRFVFPADTVLAAGEHLTLSTEQPGDGAAEGDLGFALNDDGEAVYLFDDGATKNLVDSVEFGLQLPGLSISRLGDDAEWGLSVPTPGLPNQAHPVGEATSIVINEWLASGQVRVEADFVELYNSADFPVDLGGHYLSDDPFAIPDMSEFRPLSFIAAKGFRTLIADGDIDRGADHLDFRISPDLEQIGFFSPDLTRIDLVFSPPQTSDVSMGRVPDGDKRFGFRNVPTPGASNGTENTVNFGFGLNSEWKYDASGSNLETAWRDPEYDDSDWSSGQALLGVRNRLFGLSLQTEIDFDATTLYLRKAFTLEDEIDLSQVVAAIRAQVDDGFIVYLNGQEVVRQRLPDSDVRFNTSASESVFNAPVDGPYQIPEGLLQVGENVFAVEVHQGRAVFFDQDLTFGLSLEGTAKIKQEDPFEDLDQGARITELMYNPESKGNIEFVEITNVLDQPLDLTGVRLSTAIEFVFPDSILQPHESVIVAEDVEAFRNHYGAHARVIGEYEGKLANGGESISLIFPEPFDAAILRFNFSDRWFPQTDGEGYSLEVVDPQLRIDRWSELDAWQASSWVGGSPGFLGTDRPGDFNSDGKLDVQDIDLMSDAVRAGAGDFDLDQNGTVDLADLENLVETIFNTSIGDANLDGLFNSGDLVTVFQAGQYEDGIVGNSTWSSGDWNCDTEFSTSDLVYAFQQGQYSAASVAVQNRRPASHAAVSHLFESTAAELTKMEADQSPATTMVARRSLQLPELDQVAADSLFSEVHPSRRFANNENWLEGEGDSPFFESEQATWRF